TGCCATTCTCGCTGAAGAAAATATCAAAAAGGTGGAATGTATCGACTACCCCGAGCTGGGCATGGAAGCAGTCTGGCAGATTGAAGTGGTGGATTTCCCCGCCTTCATCCTGGTAGACGACAAAGGCAATGACTTTTTCTCAGGACTGATGTAATTTTACAGGACCTGAAAATTACAAACAGAATTTACCTGGGCAATTCCTCTGCGAATTGCCCTTTTTTATTATTTTCTTTTATATGTTCTTTTTGCACGAGTATTTTCCACATCAGAGACCGATTGATTTATTTTTCCGGAATAACGCATTCCTTTTCCATATTCTAGAAATCCATTTAATACAGATTTTTCTTTCTCCCCCATAAAAACAGTTCAAGAAATTGTTATTTAAGAATAAATAATATTCTTATTATCAGGGACTGATTTTTGCATGGGCTGATACAACTATTTTTTTTATGAAATTCTGGAATATTTTTGATACTTAAATCAATTATTCTGGAACCGTCTTAAAGGAGAAGGAATATGAAAAATATTTTTACTGCAGCATTACTGTCGTTATTATTCTTTTCTGCCAATTGTTATGCCCTGCCCATGGCAACTGATGACCTTTGGGATATCAGCCAGGGAAGCAGTGTTACAGGAAACAGTGGAATTCTTTTTAACTCAAATCAAACCGGGATGTTTGGGGGTTATACTTCTGCTGCTGCGGAACCTCCAAATACAATTTTTTCAGACTACCAACAAGCCGGCACATTGCACTGGATAGAATGGCAGACACCTTCAGAAATAACCTTGCGAAGTTTTAATCTGGTTGCTTTCCATGATGGCCGACCGTATGATATGACACACAGAGGATTTGATACATTTAATCTGCTTTCATCAGTCGATGGTACAACCTGGAACCAGATATACACCTATGACACAGACCCGGACGGTGATCTTTTATATGGAGGTGGAGTTACCTATACAAACCCGGCGGCCCTTGAGCTGGCTGCGGATCTCAGCACTCCGGTCTTCGCCAAATACTTTCGAGCGGAATTTGTCCAGACAGGACAAGGTATAAACGGCTCCGGCCCGAGAATTCTTGAACTTGACGGATATGACACATTTCTCGATGGTTCAACAGGTGGTGACCCCGTTCCGGAACCGGCGACCATACTTCTTTTC
The DNA window shown above is from Desulfomarina profundi and carries:
- a CDS encoding PEP-CTERM sorting domain-containing protein, with the translated sequence MKNIFTAALLSLLFFSANCYALPMATDDLWDISQGSSVTGNSGILFNSNQTGMFGGYTSAAAEPPNTIFSDYQQAGTLHWIEWQTPSEITLRSFNLVAFHDGRPYDMTHRGFDTFNLLSSVDGTTWNQIYTYDTDPDGDLLYGGGVTYTNPAALELAADLSTPVFAKYFRAEFVQTGQGINGSGPRILELDGYDTFLDGSTGGDPVPEPATILLFGAGIACLGGLRLRKA